The following coding sequences are from one Coffea arabica cultivar ET-39 chromosome 11e, Coffea Arabica ET-39 HiFi, whole genome shotgun sequence window:
- the LOC113720307 gene encoding GDT1-like protein 4 isoform X1, which translates to MSLSVVQGFSKSLAMTVLSEIGDKTFFAAAILAMRHPRRLVLSGCLSALIVMTIFSALVGWAAPNLIPRAWTHHITTLLFLGFGLWSLWDAFHDGEAEELAEVEAKLDADLKANGGITKEKNKIDDDLKKQKQPILAQFFSPILLKAFSITFFGEWGDKSQLATIGLAADENPFGVVLGGIIGQTLCTTAAVLGGKSLAKQISEKMVALSGGVLFIVFGIQSFLSKVDS; encoded by the exons ATGAGTCTCTCAGTCGTTCAA GGTTTTTCGAAGTCGCTGGCGATGACTGTTCTATCCGAAATCGGAGACAAAACATTTTTCGCCGCCGCG ATCTTGGCGATGCGCCATCCCAGAAGACTGGTTTTGTCTGGTTGCCTTTCAGCTCTAATT GTAATGACTATCTTTTCTGCTCTTGTTGGCTGGGCTGCTCCGAATCTG ATTCCGCGTGCATGGACTCATCATATCACAACTTTACTGTTTTTGGGTTTTGGACTATGGTCGCTGTGGGATGCATTTCATGATGG GGAGGCTGAAGAATTGGCTGAAGTTGAAGCAAAACTG GATGCCGATTTAAAAGCCAACGGTGGAATAACTAAAGAGAAGAATAAG ATTGATGATGATTTGAAGAAGCAAAAGCAGCCAATTCTTGCTCAATTCTTCTCGCCCATCCTTCTAAAG GCATTTTCTATTACGTTTTTCGGGGAATGGGGTGACAAAAGTCAG CTTGCTACCATTGGTTTGGCTGCGGATGAGAATCCATTTGGTGTTGTTCTTGGCGGGATCAT TGGGCAAACTTTGTGCACAACAGCTGCTGTCCTAGGAGGAAAAAGTTTGGCAAAACAGATATCTGAGAAAATG GTCGCACTTTCTGGTGGAgttctttttattgtttttggaATTCAATCCTTCCTCTCAAAGGTTGATTCATGA
- the LOC113720307 gene encoding GDT1-like protein 4 isoform X2, whose product MRHPRRLVLSGCLSALIVMTIFSALVGWAAPNLIPRAWTHHITTLLFLGFGLWSLWDAFHDGEAEELAEVEAKLDADLKANGGITKEKNKIDDDLKKQKQPILAQFFSPILLKAFSITFFGEWGDKSQLATIGLAADENPFGVVLGGIIGQTLCTTAAVLGGKSLAKQISEKMVALSGGVLFIVFGIQSFLSKVDS is encoded by the exons ATGCGCCATCCCAGAAGACTGGTTTTGTCTGGTTGCCTTTCAGCTCTAATT GTAATGACTATCTTTTCTGCTCTTGTTGGCTGGGCTGCTCCGAATCTG ATTCCGCGTGCATGGACTCATCATATCACAACTTTACTGTTTTTGGGTTTTGGACTATGGTCGCTGTGGGATGCATTTCATGATGG GGAGGCTGAAGAATTGGCTGAAGTTGAAGCAAAACTG GATGCCGATTTAAAAGCCAACGGTGGAATAACTAAAGAGAAGAATAAG ATTGATGATGATTTGAAGAAGCAAAAGCAGCCAATTCTTGCTCAATTCTTCTCGCCCATCCTTCTAAAG GCATTTTCTATTACGTTTTTCGGGGAATGGGGTGACAAAAGTCAG CTTGCTACCATTGGTTTGGCTGCGGATGAGAATCCATTTGGTGTTGTTCTTGGCGGGATCAT TGGGCAAACTTTGTGCACAACAGCTGCTGTCCTAGGAGGAAAAAGTTTGGCAAAACAGATATCTGAGAAAATG GTCGCACTTTCTGGTGGAgttctttttattgtttttggaATTCAATCCTTCCTCTCAAAGGTTGATTCATGA